A DNA window from Salvelinus sp. IW2-2015 linkage group LG4q.1:29, ASM291031v2, whole genome shotgun sequence contains the following coding sequences:
- the igf2b gene encoding insulin-like growth factor II gives METQKRHEHHSVCHTCRRTENTRMKVKMMSSSNRVLVIALALTLYIVEVASAETLCGGELVDALQFVCEDRGFYFSRPTSRSNSRRSQNRGIVEECCFRSCDLNLLEQYCAKPAKSERDVSATSIQIIPMVPTLKQDVPRKHVTVKYSKYEVWQRKAAQRLRRGVPAILRARKFRRQAVKIKAQEQAMFHRPLITLPSKLPPVLPPTDNYVSHN, from the exons ATGGAAACCCAGAAAAGACACGAACACCACTCAGTTTGTCACACCTGCCGGAGAACGGAAAACACAAGAATGAAG GTCAAGATGATGTCTTCGTCAAATCGAGTGCTGGTCATTGCGCTGGCACTTACTCTGTACATCGTTGAAGTGGCCTCGGCGGAGACGCTATGTGGAGGAGAACTGGTGGACGCGCTGCAGTTCGTCTGTGAAGATAGAGGATTCTATTTCA GTAGGCCAACCAGCAGGTCTAACAGCAGACGCTCCCAGAACCGCGGTATCGTGGAGGAGTGTTGTTTCCGTAGCTGTGACCTCAACCTGTTGGAGCAGTACTGTGCCAAACCTGCCAAGTCAGAGAGGGACGTGTCGGCCACCTCTATACAGATCATTCCCATGGTGCCCACACTCAAACAG GATGTCCCAAGAAAACATGTGACTGTGAAGTATTCCAAATATGAGGTGTGGCAGAGGAAGGCTGCTCAGCGGCTCCGGAGGGGCGTCCCGGCCATCCTCAGGGCCCGGAAGTTCCGGAGGCAGGCGGTGAAGATCAAGGCCCAAGAGCAGGCGATGTTCCACCGGCCTCTGATCACCCTGCCCAGCAAGCTTCCCCCAGTCCTGCCCCCCACGGACAACTACGTCAGCCACAATTGA